The nucleotide sequence TTTCGCTTTCTCCTTCAAGTTTTCTCCCCGGCCTGGAACCCTCGCCGCGACCCTCCCGGGCGCCATCCCGACGGATGTTGCCGCCCGGCGGCTCCACCGTCTCCAATCCCTGCAGGACGCGCACACGCGCGAGCGTCTCACGGCCTGCGTCGGAAAAGAAATGGAGATCCTCATCGAGGGGAGAAGCGCAAGAGACGACGGGCAATTGTGCGGGCGCACCTCTTGTCACAAAGTCGTGAACTTTTCACCAAAAGAAACCCTGACAGGGCCTTTCCGGAAGGTCTTCATACGGTCCGCCGGAGCCCATTCCCTCTCGGGTGCGGAAGGAGACTCTCGTGGTTAAGGAAATGCAGGTCGTGGGAATCACGATCGACCCGGCGACCCAGTCGCCGATTGTCATCCTTCGGGACATGAACAATCAGAACATTCTCCCCATCTGGATCGGCATTCTCGAAGCCAACGCCATCGCGGTGGGACTGGAGAAGGTTCAGCTCCCACGCCCGATGACCCATGACCTCTTCAAGAGCGTCATGGACCAGCTGGGCATACGCCTGCTGAAAATCGAGATCACCGACATCAAGGAAAACACCTACTACGCCGCGCTCCATCTCGAGGTCGGCGGGAAGACGCTGGTGATCGATTCCCGCCCCAGCGACGCGCTCGCCATTGCGATCCGTCTGGGAGCCCCCATTCTCGTCCACGAGCCGGTCATCGAGAAGGCCGTCCGCATAGAGGCGGGAGCGGGTACCGGGCAGGAAAAGGACAAGTGGGCCGAGCTGCTGGAGAAGATGGACCCCGAAGACTTCAGCAAGTACAAGATGTAGCCTGCCGCGAGCTCATGAGCGTCACGCGCATACTGGTGGTTCAGGAGGATGCCGGCGCAGCTCGCGAAATACGTCTTGTGGTCCGGGAGCACCCGGTGGAATTCGAATTCCTCCCTCCCTCCCAGCTGAACGGTGGAGGGATGGACCTGTCCGCCTACAGCGCCGTCGCCGCGTCGATCGAGTGTGCCCGCCCCGAGATCCTGGAAGTTTTCCGGCGGGAAGGGAAAAGTGCCCCCCCCGTTCTCTTTTTCCGGGGAGAACCGCCGCTTCGCGAAGTCGCACGCTGGGTCCTCTGGACCGATTTTCCGGAAGACGGGGGGCCCACGATGGAGCGGCAACTCCTTGCGGAAAGCCTCGAGTATTATTCGCTCGCCTCGCTGTACCAGCAATGTCTGAAGATCATGACCTCGCTGGACAAGGAGAAACTGCTGGCGCAGATCACCGATACCTTCGTCCGCGAACTGGGCGCCGAGAGCTGCATCATCTGGCTGGCCTCCCCACCCGACTCCGACGAGATGATGATCGCCTCGGTGAGGGGAGTCATCAGCATCGACCGGGAAGGGTCGCGATTCTTCCTCTCCCAGACGGAGTGGGCCGAATCGATCTGGAAGGGGATGCCGTTTCTCGCACCTTCGGCGGCAAACCGTCCGGACCCTCCCAACCGGGAGCGTGCGACGTCGCTGTACGTACCCCTCGTCTTCCAGGAAAAGGCGATCGGTCTGGTCAAGCTGGGCGAGCGGGTCGACCGCAAGCCGTTCAGCGAGAGCGACCGGTACATCGCCCGGATCATCGGCGATTACGCCGCGTCTTCCCTGAAGACCGTCGACCGGCTGGTCCGCATCGAGAAGATCTCCCTCCGCGATCCGGAGACGCGCGCCTATTCCGCGGCATTCCTGGCGGACTACTTCGAGAAGGAGCGCTACAAGGCAACCCGGTTCCGGCGGCCGCTTTCCCTGATCTTCCTGGCAATTGAAAACTTCGCCTTCCTGATGGAGCAGACCCGGGAAAGCCTCGTTGCCGGCGCGCTCGCGAGGACGGTCGAGGCGGTCCGAAAGGTGCTCCGCGACTCCGACCTCATTGCACGCGTCGATCCCGGCCGCTTCTGCATCGTCCTCCCCGAGACGGACTACTTCGGGTCGATGCTGGCATTGCGGAGGCTGCGGAAGGCTGTCCGCGACGTCGGGGGGATCCGGTTCCTCGGGGGGGAATTCGCCCTCCATCCCTTCTTCGTTTCCGCCACATACCCGCGCGACGGGAATGACTTCCAGGAACTCTCCCGTCTCTCGGAAGACAAGTATCTCCGGCAGCAGATGAGCCCGCTCCACCGGCTGCGCCTCGTGGAGAAATCGTTCTGGGATGCGTTCGACGTCCTGGTCGGCAAGCCCGAATACTACGACCTGCTCCGAAAGGGTGAGGAGGTCCCCTACTTCACCCGCATCCGGCAGGACCTCGGTCGAAACGGCCATTTCTCCCTTCCTCGGGAGATGTTCTTCCGGATCGTCGAATCGGTCGCGCAAGACGTGGCTTCCGGCGGAGAGGCGAGGGGGATCGTGATCGCCGCCGGCCCGCGGCCGGAGATCTTCAAGCAGATCTTTCTCTCCTACGGAACCGAGGCGCCGCCCGGCCGCAACATCTACATCGTCGGGCAGTCCGGAAGCACACGGTTCGACGCGAAGAACCTGATGTACATGGCCGCCGACGACGAACGTTTAATGGAAAAGGAGATCGTCCTCTACCTGAAAGAGAACGGCGCCTACGGGCTCTTTGCCGCCGGCCGGCAGGAGGAGGTGTGTGGCTTCAACACTGCCGACGAGTGGCTTGTGGAGGCGATGATGGAGAAGGTCCAGGAGATGTACCTCCTGCAGGGAAACTTCTAGGCGAGGGAGCCATGCCGGCAACCACCACGGCGAAAAAAGTCCTGATCGCGGATCCTTCCGAGAAGTCCCGCCAGGCCCTGAGCCACTTTCTGAGGGAGAAGGGGATGGAGGTGATCGAGGCCGTCGACGGCAGCAAGGCCCTTGCCGAGGCCCTTCTCAAGCGTCCCGACATCCTGCTGCTCGACCTCTCGGTCGGAGTGCTGGGGCCGGAGAGGCTGGTCCAGATCCTGCGCACCAACCCGAACACGAATGCGATCCCGATCTTCTTCCTGAGCGACAAGGAGCAAAGCGTCTCCGGATTCCGGGCTGGGGACGACGAGTTCATCCGCAGGCCGTTCCACGAGGAAGAGATCCTCCTCCGGATCCAGCGGACGCTGTTCCGGGACTCCCTCTCGGAGGTGTTTTCCGGGGATTCCGAGATCGGCGGGAACCTTGCACAGGTCTTCCTTCCCGACCTCTGGCAGATGCTGTCACTGAACCAGAAGAGCGGGATCATCCAGGTGGAAGGGGACGGGATCTCGGGCTCGATCTACATCGAGAGGGGAGAGATCGTCTCCGCCGTCACCCAGAACATCGTCGGCGAGAAGGCGCTCTTCCGCATAATCCCGCTCCGGCAAGGGAAGTTCCGGTTCATCCCCGGCAAGGTGGGGGTCCGCCGCACGATCCACGCACCGAGCGAGCGCATGGTCATGGAGGGGATGCGGCAGTACGACGAGCTCGAGAAGCTCGGCAGCCGGAAACCCGCCGTGAACGAGTCCGTCGTGATCGCGAAGGACGTTCGGTCCGTCGCGGGCGCGGGGGGCGCGGTACGGGAGATTCTCCTGCTGGCGGAGTTCTGCAACCGCGTGGAGGACATCGTTAACAATTGCAGTTCTCCCGATCTTCTGGTCTACGAGACGCTTCTGCAGCTAAAGAGCCGCGGAATCCTGAAGATCGGGGTGTTCGAAACCCTTTCCACGAAAAGCGAATTTCTCCCTCCCGAGGAACTTGCCCGCATGCGCAGCCGGATGGAGGAGCGAAGCGGGTACACCGACGGAACCATGGGGCAGATCGCTTTTTTCCTCCCGGACTCCTCGCTCCTGGAAGGCATCGTCCTGGCACTGGGCCAGTTCCGCGAGTTCGAGGTGGACAGCGCGTTCTTCGCCCTCCGGCGCAAGGAAGGATTCCCCATTGGAATGTTCGGGAGGATCCGCGTCGGGCAGGGGAACTCCCTGATGCTCTATGCTTTTCCCTACCTGCGGTCGACCTCTCCCGTATGGTACGCGATCGCTCCCCGTCCCGTAGGGATCATCGCCTTCCTGAAGGACGAAGTATCGAGCTCCCTCGAGGGGCTGCTTGCCGTATCCGACTACACACGCGGGGTGGACGCCAGGGTCGTTCTCGCGGTGATGGGGAAGACCTTCACCAACTTCGGCCTGGGGGAGAACACGCTCCGCCTGTTCCAGAACCGCATCGAGAAGCTCGGGGGCTCCCTCAAGGTTCAGGAGATGGAGCGGTTGTCGCCGGAGGAGATCCGGGACGCGCTCGCGCGCGTCGTGCGGCAATACCTCGAAGGAGAGAAAGGATGATCGACCTCCACATGCATTCGACCTTCAGCGACGGGGAGCTGATCCCCTCCGAAGTCGTTTCGCGGGCGCTCTTCGCCGGTTACACCCACCTCGCGATCACCGACCACGCCGATCCTTCGAACCTGGAGTATGTACTGGAGCGGATCTCGCACTTCTGCGGGGAGTTGCGCGGAAAGGTCGCCGCGAAGGTCTTTCCCGGGGTGGAAATCACCCACGTTCCTCCCCGGATGATCGCTTCCCTCGTGGCGCTGGCGCGGGAGAGGGGTGCGAAGGTCGTCACCGTGCACGGGGAGACCATCGTGGAGCCGGTGCCCGGGGGGACCAACCTGGCGGCCATCCAGGCCGGGGCCGACATCCTCGCGCATCCCGGTTTGATCACGGAAGCGGAAGTCCTGCTGGCAAAGAAGAACGGTGTCTTGCTGGAAATCTCGGCGCGTCATGGCCATTCCCTGACCAACGGCCACGTCGCCCGCCTGGCGGTGAAATGCGGTGCCCGCCTGGTGTACAATAGCGATTCGCATTCACCGGGGGATTTCACCCCGTGGGAGACCGCGATCCGGATCATCCGCGGGGCAGGCCTCTCGGATCGGGACGCGGCACGGATGCAGGAAAACGCCAGGGAACTGGTGGAAGGCAAACGATAAACAGGGAGAACCTGTGGCGGAAAAGATCAGGTACACCCGCAAGGACCTGAAAGGCCCGGACGAATTCATCTCGGCCTTCAGCAGGGCGGTGGCATGGGTCCTGGAAAACCGCTCGAAGATGCTGTCCGCCGGCGGGGGGTTGCTGCTTCTGCTCGTGGGTGTCTTCGGCGCGCAGACGTACTTCCGCTGGGAAGAAAACAAGGCAAGCCGTGACCTTTGGCCGCACCTGAACCGCGCGAGGGAGGTTCTGCAGGCCCCGTCCATGGCGGACGACGAAAAGCTTGCCCGTTTGGAGCAGTTCCTGTCCACGCACGTCAACCAGCATCCCGGAACCATCGCCGCTGCCTACGCAAGGTATTACCTCGGCAGCATCGCCTTCCTTCGCGGGAAATACGACGTGAGCGTTACGCAGTTCCGCGCGGCGAGTAAGGAAAGCAAAATGGACGAGGTCATGCCGTTCCTCCTCCGCACGGGACTGGCGCATGCGCTAGAGGCGAAGGGCGACTTTGGAGCTGCCTCGGAGGCTTATCGGGAGGCGGCCGAAGCCGCCGGCGGCGAATTGCGAGCGCAGGCGCAGATGGGACAGGCCAGGGCGATGGCGCTCTCGGGGCGAAAGCAGGAAGCGGCCGCGTTATACCGGCAGATTCTCGTTGAAACAGCCGACCCGCGAACGAAGGAGCTGATCGAGATCAAGCTCGCCCAGGCGGAGTAGAGGGAGCGGGCGCCGGATGAAAATTTCTCTCTGTTTTCTCTGGCACATGCACCAGCCTTACTACAAGGACCCGGAAACGGGAACCTACATTCTCCCCTGGGTCCGTCTCCACGCCATCAAGGATTACGCCGCCCTTCCCCGCATCTTCCGGGAGTTCCCGGCGGTCAGGCACACCTTCAACCTCGTCCCCTCCCTGTTGATCCAGCTCCAGGACTACGTGGAGAACGGGGCGGAGGACATCTTCCTGACCTTGTCGCGGAAGAACGCCCTCGACCTGACGCGCGACGAGGAGGAGTTCCTCCTGCGGAATTTCTTCTCCGCCTTCCCTCCGACCATGATCCTGCCCCAGCCACGATACGCCGATCTCTACATGCGCCAGGAAACCGCTCGGCGGGCGGTCGGGAAGCAGGGCATCCGTGGCGGATTCGGCGCGTCCGAATACACCGATCTCATGACCCTCTTCAACCTGACGTGGTTTCACCCGTTGCTCCGGGAGGAGGACGACGAACTTTCCCGTTTGTGGAGAAAGGGGAGGGGATACACGGAACGGGAGAAGGCCTACATCCTGAACCGGCAGGTCGAAGTCATGGCGACGGTAATACCGGAGTACCGGAAACTGCTGGAAGGGGACGAGGGAGAGCTCTCCACCACACCGATGTACCATCCGATCCTTCCGCTTCTCATCGATACCCGCGCGGCCCAAGACGCCCTGCCGGGCGCCCCTTTGCCCAAGGTGCCCTTCGCCTACCCCGCGGACGCCCTGGAACAGATGGTCACAGGACGCGAGACGTTCCATTCCCTGTTCGGTTCGTACCCCGACGGGATGTGGCCCTCCGAGGGATCGATCAGCCCTGCGACGATGGAACTCGCCGCTCGCGCGGGCTTCCGCTGGGCCGCCACGGATGAAGGGCTTCTCTCCAAGGTATTGGGAGGGAAGCCGGTCCTCCGGGACGCCGAAGGCGTGCCCGCGGATCCGGATTGGCTCTACAGACCCTACCGGGCAAATACACCCTCCGGATCCATCCATCTCTTTTTCCGCGACCATTACCTCTCCGACCTCATCGGCTTTGAATACTCCCGGTGGGATGCCGTCGAAGCAGCCAATAATTTCGTTCATAAAATCAATGAGATAGGTAGTAAATTATCATCTTTGCCATCAAAACTTAAAAAAGAATCCTACGTTATTCCGGTGATACTGGACGGAGAAAACGCTTGGGAATATTTCTACGACTCCGGACGTTTGTTTCTCCAAACACTCATGGACAGATTGGGAAAACTTTCCCCGGAAATCTCCTGTGTTACATTATCTGAATCACTTCATATGGGTAATTATATAGAAGATTTGCCATCGATTCCTACGGGCTCCTGGATCGACGGGACCTTTAACATCTGGATCGGGCATGAGGAGGATCGCACGGCGTGGTCGATGTTGTCCCGT is from Deltaproteobacteria bacterium RBG_16_64_85 and encodes:
- a CDS encoding PHP domain-containing protein encodes the protein MIDLHMHSTFSDGELIPSEVVSRALFAGYTHLAITDHADPSNLEYVLERISHFCGELRGKVAAKVFPGVEITHVPPRMIASLVALARERGAKVVTVHGETIVEPVPGGTNLAAIQAGADILAHPGLITEAEVLLAKKNGVLLEISARHGHSLTNGHVARLAVKCGARLVYNSDSHSPGDFTPWETAIRIIRGAGLSDRDAARMQENARELVEGKR